Proteins from a single region of Ananas comosus cultivar F153 linkage group 3, ASM154086v1, whole genome shotgun sequence:
- the LOC109707472 gene encoding auxin response factor 12-like isoform X6 — MLQCADVETDEVYAQMTLQPLGPEQIDSFLSIEMGIVSKQPTNYFCKTLTASDTSTHGGFSVPRRAAEKVFPPLDFTQQPPAQELIARDLHDVEWKFRHIFRGQPKRHLLTTGWSVFVSAKRLVAGDSVLFIWNEKNQLLLGIRRANRPQTVLPSSVLSSDSMHIGLLAAAAHAAATNSRFTIFYNPRASPSEFVIPLSKYVKAVFHTRVSIGMRFRMLFETEESSVRRYMGTITGISDLDPLHWPKSHWRSVKVGWDESMAGERQPRVSLWEIEPLTTYPMYPSLFPLRLKRPWQPGAPYSQENKELESNSPMFLRGGSGERGIQPFNFLPFGVNPWVQQRSEPSLLENELNQYQAMSSLAFQDVGGRNHLKQQLLQYLPQEPCRISPLIQQQIVHQALQQPVICDQSHCASECNFHSPQLQQTHTEIAEMSQIPNNRMKQQQSCFPSQLYEKTILADPIVNFSLASAPSSVQGILGAEGNGNMLNLSRLGLSMISPQNKHQDQQQWEPKSKVSHVASFGSSLETENHQDQHNQDLFGVSQCSPTVLPYPLPCQITSNVIGNDASAVPYAVTSFQNSLYGYMEEASGLLQNGGETDPQTGTFVKVYKSGSVGRSLDIARFSNCMELREELGRMFGIEGLLDDPLRSGWQLVFVDRENDVLLLGDDPWESFVNNVWYIKILSPEDAEKAGV, encoded by the exons ATGTTACAATGC GCAGATGTGGAAACTGACGAAGTCTATGCGCAGATGACGTTGCAACCTCTAGGCCCG GAGCAGATAGATAGCTTCCTTTCAATTGAGATGGGTATAGTGAGCAAGCAGCCAACAAATTACTTCTGCAAGACTCTGACGGCAAGCGATACGAGTACTCACGGGGGATTCTCTGTTCCCCGCCGTGCTGCTGAGAAGGTGTTTCCTCCCCTG GATTTCACTCAGCAGCCACCAGCGCAGGAGCTCATTGCGCGTGATCTTCATGATGTTGAATGGAAGTTCAGGCACATCTTTCGAG GCCAACCTAAAAGGCATCTTCTCACGACTGGCTGGAGTGTGTTTGTCAGTGCCAAGAGACTTGTTGCTGGGGATTCTGTTCTCTTTATATG GAATGAAAAAAACCAACTTCTGTTGGGAATTCGACGGGCTAATCGTCCACAGACTGTACTGCCATCATCTGTTTTATCAAGTGATAGCATGCATATTGGACTCCTTGCAGCTGCGGCTCATGCTGCTGCAACTAATAGTCGATTCACCATATTTTACAACCCAAG GGCAAGTCCATCGGAGTTTGTTATACCACTTTCAAAATATGTCAAAGCCGTATTTCATACTCGTGTATCTATCGGTATGCGATTTCGCATGCTCTTTGAGACCGAGGAGTCCAGTGTTCGTAG GTACATGGGCACAATAACAGGTATTAGTGACTTGGATCCTTTGCATTGGCCAAAATCTCACTGGAGGTCAGTCAAG GTAGGTTGGGATGAATCCATGGCAGGTGAGAGGCAGCCTAGAGTTTCATTATGGGAAATTGAGCCATTAACAACATACCCCATGTATCCATCATTGTTCCCTCTGAGGCTCAAGCGTCCTTGGCAGCCTGGAGCACCATATTCTCAAG AGAATAAAGAACTCGAGAGCAATTCCCCGATGTTTCTAAGAGGGGGTAGTGGAGAACGGGGCATTCAGCCTTTTAATTTTCTGCCTTTTGGTGTGAACCCCTGGGTTCAACAGAGGTCAGAACCATCACTGCTGGAGAATGAGCTTAATCAGTACCAAGCAATGTCTAGTTTAGCATTTCAGGACGTGGGGGGTCGGAACCATCTGAAGCAGCAATTGCTGCAATATCTTCCACAAGAACCGTGCAGAATTAGCCCACTTATACAGCAACAAATTGTTCACCAGGCTCTTCAACAGCCAGTCATTTGTGATCAGTCGCACTGTGCATCAGAGTGCAATTTTCACTCTCCTCAACTGCAACAGACACATACTGAAATTGCAGAGATGTCTCAGATACCCAACAACAGAATGAAGCAGCAGCAATCATGTTTTCCTTCTCAGCTGTATGAGAAAACAATCCTTGCTGACCCAATCGTGAACTTCTCATTAGCTTCTGCACCAAGTAGTGTCCAGGGTATTTTAGGAGCTGAAGGAAATGGCAATATGTTGAACCTTTCTAGACTTGGTCTTTCCATGATAAGCCCACAGAATAAGCACCAGGATCAGCAACAATGGGAGCCAAAATCTAAGGTGTCACATGTCGCTTCTTTTGGCAGCTCGTTGGAAACTGAGAATCATCAAGATCAACATAATCAGGATCTCTTTGGTGTTAGCCAATGTTCACCCACTGTTCTTCCATATCCACTACCTTGTCAGATAACAAGCAATGTTATTGGAAATGATGCATCTGCAGTGCCATATGCTGTAACTTCTtttcaaaattctttatatgGCTACATGGAGGAAGCATCTGGACTCCTGCAAAATGGAGGAGAGACTGATCCACAAACTGGAACATTTGTTAAG GTTTATAAATCAGGATCAGTTGGGAGGTCTTTGGACATCGCTCGATTCAGCAACTGCATGGAGCTACGTGAGGAGCTGGGTCGGATGTTCGGTATTGAGGGTCTTTTGGACGATCCTCTTAGATCAGGCTGGCAGCTTGTATTTGTCGACAGGGAGAATGATGTGCTTCTCCTTGGAGACGACCCTTGGGA GTCATTTGTGAATAATGTGTGGTACATAAAGATACTCTCACCTGAGGATGCGGAGAAAGCAGGAGTTTGA
- the LOC109707472 gene encoding auxin response factor 12-like isoform X5 yields MLQCADVETDEVYAQMTLQPLGPQEQIDSFLSIEMGIVSKQPTNYFCKTLTASDTSTHGGFSVPRRAAEKVFPPLDFTQQPPAQELIARDLHDVEWKFRHIFRGQPKRHLLTTGWSVFVSAKRLVAGDSVLFIWNEKNQLLLGIRRANRPQTVLPSSVLSSDSMHIGLLAAAAHAAATNSRFTIFYNPRASPSEFVIPLSKYVKAVFHTRVSIGMRFRMLFETEESSVRRYMGTITGISDLDPLHWPKSHWRSVKVGWDESMAGERQPRVSLWEIEPLTTYPMYPSLFPLRLKRPWQPGAPYSQENKELESNSPMFLRGGSGERGIQPFNFLPFGVNPWVQQRSEPSLLENELNQYQAMSSLAFQDVGGRNHLKQQLLQYLPQEPCRISPLIQQQIVHQALQQPVICDQSHCASECNFHSPQLQQTHTEIAEMSQIPNNRMKQQQSCFPSQLYEKTILADPIVNFSLASAPSSVQGILGAEGNGNMLNLSRLGLSMISPQNKHQDQQQWEPKSKVSHVASFGSSLETENHQDQHNQDLFGVSQCSPTVLPYPLPCQITSNVIGNDASAVPYAVTSFQNSLYGYMEEASGLLQNGGETDPQTGTFVKVYKSGSVGRSLDIARFSNCMELREELGRMFGIEGLLDDPLRSGWQLVFVDRENDVLLLGDDPWESFVNNVWYIKILSPEDAEKAGV; encoded by the exons ATGTTACAATGC GCAGATGTGGAAACTGACGAAGTCTATGCGCAGATGACGTTGCAACCTCTAGGCCCG CAGGAGCAGATAGATAGCTTCCTTTCAATTGAGATGGGTATAGTGAGCAAGCAGCCAACAAATTACTTCTGCAAGACTCTGACGGCAAGCGATACGAGTACTCACGGGGGATTCTCTGTTCCCCGCCGTGCTGCTGAGAAGGTGTTTCCTCCCCTG GATTTCACTCAGCAGCCACCAGCGCAGGAGCTCATTGCGCGTGATCTTCATGATGTTGAATGGAAGTTCAGGCACATCTTTCGAG GCCAACCTAAAAGGCATCTTCTCACGACTGGCTGGAGTGTGTTTGTCAGTGCCAAGAGACTTGTTGCTGGGGATTCTGTTCTCTTTATATG GAATGAAAAAAACCAACTTCTGTTGGGAATTCGACGGGCTAATCGTCCACAGACTGTACTGCCATCATCTGTTTTATCAAGTGATAGCATGCATATTGGACTCCTTGCAGCTGCGGCTCATGCTGCTGCAACTAATAGTCGATTCACCATATTTTACAACCCAAG GGCAAGTCCATCGGAGTTTGTTATACCACTTTCAAAATATGTCAAAGCCGTATTTCATACTCGTGTATCTATCGGTATGCGATTTCGCATGCTCTTTGAGACCGAGGAGTCCAGTGTTCGTAG GTACATGGGCACAATAACAGGTATTAGTGACTTGGATCCTTTGCATTGGCCAAAATCTCACTGGAGGTCAGTCAAG GTAGGTTGGGATGAATCCATGGCAGGTGAGAGGCAGCCTAGAGTTTCATTATGGGAAATTGAGCCATTAACAACATACCCCATGTATCCATCATTGTTCCCTCTGAGGCTCAAGCGTCCTTGGCAGCCTGGAGCACCATATTCTCAAG AGAATAAAGAACTCGAGAGCAATTCCCCGATGTTTCTAAGAGGGGGTAGTGGAGAACGGGGCATTCAGCCTTTTAATTTTCTGCCTTTTGGTGTGAACCCCTGGGTTCAACAGAGGTCAGAACCATCACTGCTGGAGAATGAGCTTAATCAGTACCAAGCAATGTCTAGTTTAGCATTTCAGGACGTGGGGGGTCGGAACCATCTGAAGCAGCAATTGCTGCAATATCTTCCACAAGAACCGTGCAGAATTAGCCCACTTATACAGCAACAAATTGTTCACCAGGCTCTTCAACAGCCAGTCATTTGTGATCAGTCGCACTGTGCATCAGAGTGCAATTTTCACTCTCCTCAACTGCAACAGACACATACTGAAATTGCAGAGATGTCTCAGATACCCAACAACAGAATGAAGCAGCAGCAATCATGTTTTCCTTCTCAGCTGTATGAGAAAACAATCCTTGCTGACCCAATCGTGAACTTCTCATTAGCTTCTGCACCAAGTAGTGTCCAGGGTATTTTAGGAGCTGAAGGAAATGGCAATATGTTGAACCTTTCTAGACTTGGTCTTTCCATGATAAGCCCACAGAATAAGCACCAGGATCAGCAACAATGGGAGCCAAAATCTAAGGTGTCACATGTCGCTTCTTTTGGCAGCTCGTTGGAAACTGAGAATCATCAAGATCAACATAATCAGGATCTCTTTGGTGTTAGCCAATGTTCACCCACTGTTCTTCCATATCCACTACCTTGTCAGATAACAAGCAATGTTATTGGAAATGATGCATCTGCAGTGCCATATGCTGTAACTTCTtttcaaaattctttatatgGCTACATGGAGGAAGCATCTGGACTCCTGCAAAATGGAGGAGAGACTGATCCACAAACTGGAACATTTGTTAAG GTTTATAAATCAGGATCAGTTGGGAGGTCTTTGGACATCGCTCGATTCAGCAACTGCATGGAGCTACGTGAGGAGCTGGGTCGGATGTTCGGTATTGAGGGTCTTTTGGACGATCCTCTTAGATCAGGCTGGCAGCTTGTATTTGTCGACAGGGAGAATGATGTGCTTCTCCTTGGAGACGACCCTTGGGA GTCATTTGTGAATAATGTGTGGTACATAAAGATACTCTCACCTGAGGATGCGGAGAAAGCAGGAGTTTGA
- the LOC109707472 gene encoding auxin response factor 12-like isoform X8, with the protein MTLQPLGPEQIDSFLSIEMGIVSKQPTNYFCKTLTASDTSTHGGFSVPRRAAEKVFPPLDFTQQPPAQELIARDLHDVEWKFRHIFRGQPKRHLLTTGWSVFVSAKRLVAGDSVLFIWNEKNQLLLGIRRANRPQTVLPSSVLSSDSMHIGLLAAAAHAAATNSRFTIFYNPRASPSEFVIPLSKYVKAVFHTRVSIGMRFRMLFETEESSVRRYMGTITGISDLDPLHWPKSHWRSVKVGWDESMAGERQPRVSLWEIEPLTTYPMYPSLFPLRLKRPWQPGAPYSQENKELESNSPMFLRGGSGERGIQPFNFLPFGVNPWVQQRSEPSLLENELNQYQAMSSLAFQDVGGRNHLKQQLLQYLPQEPCRISPLIQQQIVHQALQQPVICDQSHCASECNFHSPQLQQTHTEIAEMSQIPNNRMKQQQSCFPSQLYEKTILADPIVNFSLASAPSSVQGILGAEGNGNMLNLSRLGLSMISPQNKHQDQQQWEPKSKVSHVASFGSSLETENHQDQHNQDLFGVSQCSPTVLPYPLPCQITSNVIGNDASAVPYAVTSFQNSLYGYMEEASGLLQNGGETDPQTGTFVKVYKSGSVGRSLDIARFSNCMELREELGRMFGIEGLLDDPLRSGWQLVFVDRENDVLLLGDDPWESFVNNVWYIKILSPEDAEKAGV; encoded by the exons ATGACGTTGCAACCTCTAGGCCCG GAGCAGATAGATAGCTTCCTTTCAATTGAGATGGGTATAGTGAGCAAGCAGCCAACAAATTACTTCTGCAAGACTCTGACGGCAAGCGATACGAGTACTCACGGGGGATTCTCTGTTCCCCGCCGTGCTGCTGAGAAGGTGTTTCCTCCCCTG GATTTCACTCAGCAGCCACCAGCGCAGGAGCTCATTGCGCGTGATCTTCATGATGTTGAATGGAAGTTCAGGCACATCTTTCGAG GCCAACCTAAAAGGCATCTTCTCACGACTGGCTGGAGTGTGTTTGTCAGTGCCAAGAGACTTGTTGCTGGGGATTCTGTTCTCTTTATATG GAATGAAAAAAACCAACTTCTGTTGGGAATTCGACGGGCTAATCGTCCACAGACTGTACTGCCATCATCTGTTTTATCAAGTGATAGCATGCATATTGGACTCCTTGCAGCTGCGGCTCATGCTGCTGCAACTAATAGTCGATTCACCATATTTTACAACCCAAG GGCAAGTCCATCGGAGTTTGTTATACCACTTTCAAAATATGTCAAAGCCGTATTTCATACTCGTGTATCTATCGGTATGCGATTTCGCATGCTCTTTGAGACCGAGGAGTCCAGTGTTCGTAG GTACATGGGCACAATAACAGGTATTAGTGACTTGGATCCTTTGCATTGGCCAAAATCTCACTGGAGGTCAGTCAAG GTAGGTTGGGATGAATCCATGGCAGGTGAGAGGCAGCCTAGAGTTTCATTATGGGAAATTGAGCCATTAACAACATACCCCATGTATCCATCATTGTTCCCTCTGAGGCTCAAGCGTCCTTGGCAGCCTGGAGCACCATATTCTCAAG AGAATAAAGAACTCGAGAGCAATTCCCCGATGTTTCTAAGAGGGGGTAGTGGAGAACGGGGCATTCAGCCTTTTAATTTTCTGCCTTTTGGTGTGAACCCCTGGGTTCAACAGAGGTCAGAACCATCACTGCTGGAGAATGAGCTTAATCAGTACCAAGCAATGTCTAGTTTAGCATTTCAGGACGTGGGGGGTCGGAACCATCTGAAGCAGCAATTGCTGCAATATCTTCCACAAGAACCGTGCAGAATTAGCCCACTTATACAGCAACAAATTGTTCACCAGGCTCTTCAACAGCCAGTCATTTGTGATCAGTCGCACTGTGCATCAGAGTGCAATTTTCACTCTCCTCAACTGCAACAGACACATACTGAAATTGCAGAGATGTCTCAGATACCCAACAACAGAATGAAGCAGCAGCAATCATGTTTTCCTTCTCAGCTGTATGAGAAAACAATCCTTGCTGACCCAATCGTGAACTTCTCATTAGCTTCTGCACCAAGTAGTGTCCAGGGTATTTTAGGAGCTGAAGGAAATGGCAATATGTTGAACCTTTCTAGACTTGGTCTTTCCATGATAAGCCCACAGAATAAGCACCAGGATCAGCAACAATGGGAGCCAAAATCTAAGGTGTCACATGTCGCTTCTTTTGGCAGCTCGTTGGAAACTGAGAATCATCAAGATCAACATAATCAGGATCTCTTTGGTGTTAGCCAATGTTCACCCACTGTTCTTCCATATCCACTACCTTGTCAGATAACAAGCAATGTTATTGGAAATGATGCATCTGCAGTGCCATATGCTGTAACTTCTtttcaaaattctttatatgGCTACATGGAGGAAGCATCTGGACTCCTGCAAAATGGAGGAGAGACTGATCCACAAACTGGAACATTTGTTAAG GTTTATAAATCAGGATCAGTTGGGAGGTCTTTGGACATCGCTCGATTCAGCAACTGCATGGAGCTACGTGAGGAGCTGGGTCGGATGTTCGGTATTGAGGGTCTTTTGGACGATCCTCTTAGATCAGGCTGGCAGCTTGTATTTGTCGACAGGGAGAATGATGTGCTTCTCCTTGGAGACGACCCTTGGGA GTCATTTGTGAATAATGTGTGGTACATAAAGATACTCTCACCTGAGGATGCGGAGAAAGCAGGAGTTTGA
- the LOC109707472 gene encoding auxin response factor 12-like isoform X7, protein MTLQPLGPQEQIDSFLSIEMGIVSKQPTNYFCKTLTASDTSTHGGFSVPRRAAEKVFPPLDFTQQPPAQELIARDLHDVEWKFRHIFRGQPKRHLLTTGWSVFVSAKRLVAGDSVLFIWNEKNQLLLGIRRANRPQTVLPSSVLSSDSMHIGLLAAAAHAAATNSRFTIFYNPRASPSEFVIPLSKYVKAVFHTRVSIGMRFRMLFETEESSVRRYMGTITGISDLDPLHWPKSHWRSVKVGWDESMAGERQPRVSLWEIEPLTTYPMYPSLFPLRLKRPWQPGAPYSQENKELESNSPMFLRGGSGERGIQPFNFLPFGVNPWVQQRSEPSLLENELNQYQAMSSLAFQDVGGRNHLKQQLLQYLPQEPCRISPLIQQQIVHQALQQPVICDQSHCASECNFHSPQLQQTHTEIAEMSQIPNNRMKQQQSCFPSQLYEKTILADPIVNFSLASAPSSVQGILGAEGNGNMLNLSRLGLSMISPQNKHQDQQQWEPKSKVSHVASFGSSLETENHQDQHNQDLFGVSQCSPTVLPYPLPCQITSNVIGNDASAVPYAVTSFQNSLYGYMEEASGLLQNGGETDPQTGTFVKVYKSGSVGRSLDIARFSNCMELREELGRMFGIEGLLDDPLRSGWQLVFVDRENDVLLLGDDPWESFVNNVWYIKILSPEDAEKAGV, encoded by the exons ATGACGTTGCAACCTCTAGGCCCG CAGGAGCAGATAGATAGCTTCCTTTCAATTGAGATGGGTATAGTGAGCAAGCAGCCAACAAATTACTTCTGCAAGACTCTGACGGCAAGCGATACGAGTACTCACGGGGGATTCTCTGTTCCCCGCCGTGCTGCTGAGAAGGTGTTTCCTCCCCTG GATTTCACTCAGCAGCCACCAGCGCAGGAGCTCATTGCGCGTGATCTTCATGATGTTGAATGGAAGTTCAGGCACATCTTTCGAG GCCAACCTAAAAGGCATCTTCTCACGACTGGCTGGAGTGTGTTTGTCAGTGCCAAGAGACTTGTTGCTGGGGATTCTGTTCTCTTTATATG GAATGAAAAAAACCAACTTCTGTTGGGAATTCGACGGGCTAATCGTCCACAGACTGTACTGCCATCATCTGTTTTATCAAGTGATAGCATGCATATTGGACTCCTTGCAGCTGCGGCTCATGCTGCTGCAACTAATAGTCGATTCACCATATTTTACAACCCAAG GGCAAGTCCATCGGAGTTTGTTATACCACTTTCAAAATATGTCAAAGCCGTATTTCATACTCGTGTATCTATCGGTATGCGATTTCGCATGCTCTTTGAGACCGAGGAGTCCAGTGTTCGTAG GTACATGGGCACAATAACAGGTATTAGTGACTTGGATCCTTTGCATTGGCCAAAATCTCACTGGAGGTCAGTCAAG GTAGGTTGGGATGAATCCATGGCAGGTGAGAGGCAGCCTAGAGTTTCATTATGGGAAATTGAGCCATTAACAACATACCCCATGTATCCATCATTGTTCCCTCTGAGGCTCAAGCGTCCTTGGCAGCCTGGAGCACCATATTCTCAAG AGAATAAAGAACTCGAGAGCAATTCCCCGATGTTTCTAAGAGGGGGTAGTGGAGAACGGGGCATTCAGCCTTTTAATTTTCTGCCTTTTGGTGTGAACCCCTGGGTTCAACAGAGGTCAGAACCATCACTGCTGGAGAATGAGCTTAATCAGTACCAAGCAATGTCTAGTTTAGCATTTCAGGACGTGGGGGGTCGGAACCATCTGAAGCAGCAATTGCTGCAATATCTTCCACAAGAACCGTGCAGAATTAGCCCACTTATACAGCAACAAATTGTTCACCAGGCTCTTCAACAGCCAGTCATTTGTGATCAGTCGCACTGTGCATCAGAGTGCAATTTTCACTCTCCTCAACTGCAACAGACACATACTGAAATTGCAGAGATGTCTCAGATACCCAACAACAGAATGAAGCAGCAGCAATCATGTTTTCCTTCTCAGCTGTATGAGAAAACAATCCTTGCTGACCCAATCGTGAACTTCTCATTAGCTTCTGCACCAAGTAGTGTCCAGGGTATTTTAGGAGCTGAAGGAAATGGCAATATGTTGAACCTTTCTAGACTTGGTCTTTCCATGATAAGCCCACAGAATAAGCACCAGGATCAGCAACAATGGGAGCCAAAATCTAAGGTGTCACATGTCGCTTCTTTTGGCAGCTCGTTGGAAACTGAGAATCATCAAGATCAACATAATCAGGATCTCTTTGGTGTTAGCCAATGTTCACCCACTGTTCTTCCATATCCACTACCTTGTCAGATAACAAGCAATGTTATTGGAAATGATGCATCTGCAGTGCCATATGCTGTAACTTCTtttcaaaattctttatatgGCTACATGGAGGAAGCATCTGGACTCCTGCAAAATGGAGGAGAGACTGATCCACAAACTGGAACATTTGTTAAG GTTTATAAATCAGGATCAGTTGGGAGGTCTTTGGACATCGCTCGATTCAGCAACTGCATGGAGCTACGTGAGGAGCTGGGTCGGATGTTCGGTATTGAGGGTCTTTTGGACGATCCTCTTAGATCAGGCTGGCAGCTTGTATTTGTCGACAGGGAGAATGATGTGCTTCTCCTTGGAGACGACCCTTGGGA GTCATTTGTGAATAATGTGTGGTACATAAAGATACTCTCACCTGAGGATGCGGAGAAAGCAGGAGTTTGA